In Episyrphus balteatus chromosome 4, idEpiBalt1.1, whole genome shotgun sequence, the sequence ATATATATGATATAAtgaatctttgaacaaaaatcacaaaaatttattttaaaaatctttttttaccTATTTGAACTTGAAACAACAATGGGATAACGataataatgaaatttttttttagtaattgcaattttctcaaattttacaaatataatTATTGTGTTCTTATCCAATAAAACATTTATCCGGAATAAGAAAAAATGTTCTTCCAAagatttccttttttaaaatttcggaACAAAACATGATGCTGTAAAGTTGTTCTCGGAaggttaaatttttaagaagaattttGCTGTAAATTTACTAGATTTTATATTCCTGGAAATTAGTTATGGAAAGTAAGGAAAATAATTGgagtgaaaattaaattttactgtAACTGTCCTAATGTTCAAACCAATAAGAATGACCGAGAATTTCAAGTTGGTTTTTACTGCAAaggatattttaattttcttggaaaTAAGGTATAATTGAGAAAAGCATGTTTTATGCGATAAAtggcaaattgaaacaaaaatcagTTTTCGGAAATGAGGATTGAAGTGATTACAAACACTTTACATCGAATGGATATAAATTATCAAATTGTTTAGTTAGAAACTTTGGAAAATTTACCTTAATTAGTTTTATAGCTCACTTTTTGTTCGTTAAGGatataaaagctttaaaaatacGATTTTAGATGAGATTAACTTTGGAAGaagcaaacaaaatataaaataataaatattcttcAGTGTTTCATATACAATTTAATGTAAGAGCAAGATAGCCTTTTTGTTGGAATTTCAGTAACTGTACGttcaaatttgttaatttggttAAGGTGGCTCCAATATTAACTATATTTAAAAGTTCTTTACTCATACCAATATTTTCAATCTGTTTTTCTTACTGATAAATTCAGTAATAGTTTCCAAACACCTTAGGTTTCTATATCCAATAGATTGAAaacttttcccaaaaaaaaaatattcacgtcttttgaaaattgttcaATATCGAACAACCAACCACCCAGGATAGTTCCATGAAACATTATTACTTTAACAAGATAATAGTCTACCTCCACCAGCACGTCCTCTATGAGAGATATCAATATCCAGAAGGAATTCTCCACTCCAACTCAATAGACACACGCAAATCTCTACTCATTCGTTATATATTTCCATGTTTTCCACACAGAGAAATTTTAAGTAACCACATTAGACAGAAATTCCTTGAGAGTTTCAGAGTTTCTGAACAAGTGTACTTGTGGCATAACCTCAACCTTCAATGTTACCTTTCTAATATCTCTCTAATAAATTAACGCgataatatttaattaaaaactttttcctcaAAAACTTATATACATTTCCTTTTCTCTCTTCTAATAATTTGCAAACTCAACCAACACACACAACGACGACCATCTACAGGATACATTCGAAGCAAAGGATATTGCAGTTGATGCTTCGAGTCGTGCCGCAGGTGGAGTGATGTTTGCCAGGCCAAAGTTATCAAACAAGAAACCTATAAACATTGAAGTATTCCAAAAGGACGAATCGTAAGTATATACCTAAAAACCATCAGAATGGTATAGGTAGTAGACGATGGACGAACACAAAAGTTCATCACCTTTTGAAGAATCCCATTTATTTTGAGAACAGAACCCGCAACCTGATTCGAACTGCCATCGAAAGGAATGACTTCCTCAACAATTACATGGACAAAGACCGAAAGGAGATGGTAATCGATGCTATGCAGGCGGCCACCTACGACCAAGGCAGCTACATCATTCGTCAGAACGAAGAGGGTTCTGAGATTTTCGTTTCGGAAGAAGGATATTATGATGTCATCAAATCGGGTAGTATCATTGGTACCATTGGCCCAGGGACGGTATTTGGTGAATTAGCTATTCTTTATAGTGCCAAGCGGTTTGCTTCCATAAAGAGTAAGATGTAAATGAATTTTCTTGGAAGAAGAATGTGAGGCTTAAAGTGAAAGTTTATCGATTTCCAGCTGCTACCAGGGCAAAGGTGTGGAAAATCGATAGATTGAAATTTCGGAATATAATGTTGGTATCTGGGTACAAGGAGAAGGAGGAGTATTTGCAGTTTTTGAAGTCTTCACCGATTCTCAAAGATCTATCTCAAGATGTTCTTGTGAAACTTGTTGATCTTCTCAAGAGGGCAAGTAGTAGTTAGAATTCGACatgagtttttttctttcaatcaaATATTCAATTTGTGTAGAGATTTTATCCTGGAAATACTTGCATAGTTCGAGAAGGTGAAGTTGGTAACGAATTCTTCATTATCAGGGGTGGAACGGTTACAATAAAGAAATTCCAAGAAGATGGAACTGAAAAAGTTGTAGCTCATCGGAAACGTGGTGATTATTTTGGTGAACATGCAATACTCAATGCTGATGTTCGTCAAGCTAGTGTTTATGCTGATCCACCAGTCACAGAATGTTTGAAATTAGATCGAGAGTTGGTTTGCATTTtgagaatttaaattttgtcaaatatttcttttagcATTTGTATATTTCAGAACAGTGATAAGTTATTTGGGAACGATACCACAATTAAGGGAAAAACCTGATATAGCTCCAACTCAGCGTTTTTCGATTGCTAGACATTCGGTATTTAATCAGAAATATGGTGCAATACAATTGAGTGATTTGAGGAGAATTGCAACTTTGGGATGTGGAGCTTTTGGGAGAGTGGATTTGGTTCAGCACAAAACTGATGAGAGAACATTTGCTTTGAAAATTCTGCGGAAAATTGATGTCATCAAACAGGATCAAATTGAACATGTTTATAGTGAGAAGCAAGTTATGATGATGTGCCGGGGGAGTCCGTTTATTGTTGAGtaagtattttatttacttAACACCTTTAGgtgaatgttttttttgatacatttattagtttttgtGTAATCAagaaatttaagataaaataaaccattttttgtaggcaagaaatttaaaattgacttaAGTAAAAATTGCGATAGTTGGGCTTTTATATCGAAGGAACCAGAGGTACAAATTATAAGACTTGTTAAGATTCAACAAATACAGTTTTggaagtgttaaaaaaaaattatgaaactaTGTGTTAATATGCGTTTAAGAACACCGAATGATGTTTTTATTGGCTTGAAGGctttataaaaaccaaaaaagtttttaaacgatagccaaaatcaattttctttaaaaaatattggcactcctgtttaaaaaaaattctttttataagttgttgcaaaaaaaaaacacatctattAAGGACTCAattcttaagaaaaattttcgaagaaatagttaaaaaaaaaggattatccagtattctttttgaataattttgtgagaagaggtaaaatatttaagttaGAGAATCAGCCCTCATTATcagccctatgatggtagccgatcggaagaaaattttatccgatttgtacgaatttttcaattttcatatgaTTTTAACCCTTCCGACAGTAAAATCGGACAGAtgtacgaaaaaaaatcttaggtgcgttgaaaatttaaaatacatgcgATGCTATGCAGtgaactgtcaaaatatttgAGACGCGTTGTGctttatgcttttttttctttccgatTCTTCCCGATAGAAAATTAAACGTGAAAAATTatccgaaaaatataaaaaccaaaaaaattggaataatttCTCTCCTCAAATTCGGGTaccgtgaatacaaaaatcttccgatcggaacttttctccgatcggatatttttccgatcggctaccatcataggtCTGTATATTTAGCAAATAAAATGTTCTTCCTTcaccaagttttttttgtaaaaaaaaattaatcagacTACAgttatttatcaaatttttaataaattttgaactttattCAGATTTTCAgcgtgtaacatttttttaaaaattcgtaaaaaatatcaaattaaacaatttttaaggtttcgatggcttaattggaagataataatgcctagttactggattattacaaaaagttagtcaaatatcatacctttaattttttttttatcgaaaaagagactgaaattcacattttttttttttttgcaaaaaaaaaatttttatatatggtcataatttgaaaaaaaaaagatataaaaaatgttaatgcagaaagtgttttgtttttttgctaaaaagaagtagcatacattatagtttcataaaaagttattttctcagttctccgactttttttggttatcataggcagtgcatgttactcacatgtaacatgagaaaaacacattagttttgctatttattattttggaaaataactttttgctattcatatttcttaggtgtgatgtttttgacccgataataccgaaaaaacattttttaatattgatttgcATAGCTTttgttcgaaagggttaaaactTTGATGGTGTATGTATGGGCTAAATTGACTTCAGAATCGGATTCAGTGTGTcgaaatttttttgggccagtgaaactattaaaaaactgtttttcttttaatgtaaAACAAAGTTACTTAAATTTTAGAACagagaaaaatttaatattagaTATCAGTCGCTTTTTGTAAACTCTACAGGAGACACAAAAAACTGAATATTTCTTTAAGACGCCAATATGATAGGAGGTATATAAAAATGACAATAACAATAGTATGACAACTGCTGAAGAcataatgaatgcgttcagcgATGAAAATGGTAATTCTTAGCAAAACTGcatcaaaaagtgaattttccaaaaaatgcgACGTAGGAGTACGGAGAAAAATCCGCCTAAAATTTAGCGGATTATCGCTTAGTTAATTTTCAGTCAAtgaagaaaatcatattttttttggattttttgagaAATGGTAAGAATATCAACCATCAGTTGTAATCTTAGAATTAAATCATAAGAAAATTTGATAACAATTTTTcaggaaatcaattttttaaacaataaaatttttagaaatcttttttcttcatttcaaagtaacataaaaaaaacaaggaatgaAGATattcaataattaaaaatacatcttTTCTTTCAGAGCGTTTTCTTCTCATTGTAATTTCagttatatacatacataggtatCATTGTTTAATTCTAccttcaatacaattttttaaccaaacctTGATCTTATCTATATAAAACTTTTACACGAGAAATTTGAGTGGTTTtagcaatatttttaattttaagaaaagatttttttctgattttcaattgattttttattgtattttaaattttagaattattGTTAGTTCTATacagactgtttttttttactttgaatttcttacacaaatttttgtttgcgtacaaaactaaaaacaaaaaaaaaatatttctttggttttgaaaaccactcgaagaaaaaaatagagaaatcaaaaagtcattttgtctAACGACAATGGTTCTGTGCGTTCTATACCCAAAACGGGAGAATCGCAATTTTTAAGAGGTTTGAAAAGTCTTTTTTACATATTAAAATGTGGAACTCTAtataacatttttgatttattgcatttaactcgaaaacagctaagtttttaattcatttatgttTGAACATGATAACAAAAGCAATTGCTTTAaggcatatttttaaatttttctaaaaaaagctttg encodes:
- the LOC129920240 gene encoding cGMP-dependent protein kinase 1, producing MACFPRILKKKDGFYPQSQMNFLNETLAKDVKSEKYTRHEEPSLVYENGTTTTTTTLQKETNDVDDDNKLSSNAIRDSGVQIEDTFEAKDIAVDASSRAAGGVMFARPKLSNKKPINIEVFQKDESTRNLIRTAIERNDFLNNYMDKDRKEMVIDAMQAATYDQGSYIIRQNEEGSEIFVSEEGYYDVIKSGSIIGTIGPGTVFGELAILYSAKRFASIKTATRAKVWKIDRLKFRNIMLVSGYKEKEEYLQFLKSSPILKDLSQDVLVKLVDLLKRRFYPGNTCIVREGEVGNEFFIIRGGTVTIKKFQEDGTEKVVAHRKRGDYFGEHAILNADVRQASVYADPPVTECLKLDRETVISYLGTIPQLREKPDIAPTQRFSIARHSVFNQKYGAIQLSDLRRIATLGCGAFGRVDLVQHKTDERTFALKILRKIDVIKQDQIEHVYSEKQVMMMCRGSPFIVELYKTFRNDKYVYFLIEACLGGDVWTIMSKRKYFDEKTARFISGCVVEAFEYLHSRNIIYRDLKPENLMLTTDGYCKLVDFGFAKRVLECHKTNTFAGTPEYVAPEIILDRGHDKSVDYWALGILIFELLVGKSPFRGQNQIKIYQQILGGIDVIQMPSRIPKTAQGLIKQLCKQMPAERLGYQRKGILDIKRHGWFDGFDWKRLKAKTLPSPIQRPINSNMDLQYFEPCSADNDEPPDENSGWDVDF